One Actinomadura viridis genomic region harbors:
- a CDS encoding metal-dependent hydrolase codes for MSRPAARDGTRTAIDERHPPIKARRVAFDWSATPLHWVPGDPVATHIINSFHIVLPEGEKWFVQCVKDARPHIRDERLLEEIKGFIGQEMVHARSHQGVLERLLQANGLDVTRITEPAARGNDARPARMAALKERSPRRWRRRLRFELAAVAAIEHYTAVLGQWIMDNDRLDRAGADPVMLDLLRWHGAEEVEHRSVVFDVYRAMGGRYPTRVLAWAVSLSFLCWAMIGGALYLLRQDPAVQGGTGFPRVLRAYRRSVRAGHVPGILTLLLREAPVYLRPSHHPSKVCSTPRALEYLTRSPAARAAGYSPY; via the coding sequence ATGAGCAGGCCGGCGGCACGGGACGGGACGCGGACCGCGATCGACGAGCGCCATCCTCCGATCAAGGCGCGCCGGGTCGCGTTCGACTGGAGCGCGACCCCGCTGCACTGGGTCCCCGGCGACCCGGTGGCCACCCACATCATCAACAGCTTCCACATCGTCCTTCCCGAGGGCGAGAAGTGGTTCGTCCAGTGCGTCAAGGACGCCCGCCCCCACATCAGGGACGAGCGTCTGCTGGAGGAGATCAAGGGGTTCATCGGCCAGGAGATGGTGCACGCCCGCTCCCACCAGGGCGTCCTGGAGCGGCTCCTGCAGGCCAACGGGCTGGACGTCACCAGGATCACCGAGCCGGCCGCGCGGGGCAACGACGCGCGGCCCGCCCGGATGGCGGCGCTGAAGGAGCGCTCGCCACGCCGCTGGCGGCGCCGGCTGCGGTTCGAGCTGGCGGCCGTGGCCGCCATCGAGCACTACACGGCGGTGCTCGGCCAATGGATCATGGACAACGACCGGCTCGACCGGGCCGGGGCGGACCCGGTCATGCTCGACCTGCTGCGCTGGCACGGCGCCGAGGAGGTCGAGCACCGCTCGGTGGTCTTCGACGTCTACCGGGCCATGGGCGGCCGGTACCCCACCCGCGTCCTGGCGTGGGCGGTGTCGCTGTCCTTCCTCTGCTGGGCGATGATCGGCGGCGCGCTGTACCTGCTCCGGCAGGACCCCGCGGTCCAGGGCGGGACGGGCTTCCCGCGCGTCCTGCGCGCCTACCGCCGGTCCGTCCGCGCCGGGCACGTCCCCGGCATCCTCACGCTGCTCCTCAGGGAGGCCCCGGTCTACCTCCGCCCCTCCCACCACCCGTCCAAGGTCTGCTCCACGCCCCGGGCCCTGGAGTACCTGACGCGCTCCCCCGCCGCGCGGGCCGCGGGCTACAGCCCGTACTGA
- a CDS encoding LD-carboxypeptidase yields MSGVARTEAEDDHRFASDRSLDRTPVRRSETALLSGPHAGRSAPGDSGGDSGAPGAEHAPRVRPRRFAPLRPGDRVAVIAPSGPVVPARLEAGCDLLRELGLKVSVGGHALDRTGLGGHAHGGHAHDGSGAAGPEDVPDGWHRLAGGDAARAADLAAAWCDPEVRAVLCARGGYGATRLLGRLDWDALAAATRGTAPKILHGSSDVTALHVAFGARLGITTSFGPMIAGELLAEGTGDRARSLAHLRAALFGNGGDGDGGDTAGATGPVEGTHALRPGRCEGLLTGGTLSLLAALLGTPDAPPPAAGRIVFLEDVSEAPYRIDRMLTQLLQAGWFDGAAGVVLGSWTGCGDPAELDAVLAGRLGPLGVPVLAGVPVGHGPCQLTLELGAPYRLDTDVLTLDALPGGVR; encoded by the coding sequence GTGAGCGGGGTCGCCCGCACGGAGGCTGAGGACGACCACCGGTTCGCGTCCGACCGGTCGCTTGACCGTACGCCCGTCCGCCGGTCGGAGACCGCACTGCTGAGCGGGCCTCACGCCGGCCGCTCCGCCCCCGGTGACTCCGGTGGCGACTCCGGCGCACCCGGCGCCGAACACGCCCCCCGGGTCCGGCCGCGGCGGTTCGCGCCGCTGCGTCCCGGCGACCGGGTGGCCGTGATCGCGCCCAGCGGTCCCGTGGTCCCGGCCAGGCTGGAGGCGGGCTGCGACCTGCTGCGCGAGCTCGGTCTGAAGGTGTCGGTGGGCGGGCACGCGCTCGACCGCACGGGCCTGGGCGGGCACGCGCACGGCGGGCACGCGCACGACGGCTCCGGCGCGGCGGGCCCGGAGGACGTCCCGGACGGCTGGCACCGGCTGGCGGGCGGCGACGCCGCGCGGGCCGCCGACCTGGCCGCCGCCTGGTGCGACCCGGAGGTGCGCGCGGTGCTGTGCGCCCGCGGCGGCTACGGAGCCACCCGCCTGCTCGGGCGTCTCGACTGGGACGCGCTGGCCGCGGCGACCCGGGGGACCGCTCCAAAGATCCTGCACGGCTCCAGCGACGTCACCGCCCTGCACGTGGCCTTCGGCGCGCGGCTGGGCATCACCACCTCCTTCGGGCCGATGATCGCGGGCGAGCTGCTCGCCGAGGGCACCGGAGACCGCGCCCGCAGCCTCGCCCACCTCCGGGCGGCCCTGTTCGGTAACGGCGGCGACGGCGACGGCGGCGACACCGCCGGGGCCACCGGTCCCGTCGAGGGCACCCACGCGCTGCGCCCGGGACGCTGCGAGGGGCTGCTCACCGGCGGCACCCTCTCCCTGCTGGCCGCGCTGCTGGGCACGCCCGACGCCCCGCCGCCCGCCGCGGGACGGATCGTCTTCCTGGAGGACGTGTCCGAGGCCCCGTACCGGATCGACCGCATGCTCACCCAGCTGCTCCAGGCGGGCTGGTTCGACGGCGCCGCCGGGGTGGTGCTGGGATCCTGGACCGGCTGCGGCGACCCGGCCGAGCTGGACGCCGTCCTCGCCGGACGGCTCGGGCCGCTCGGCGTGCCCGTCCTGGCCGGGGTCCCCGTGGGCCACGGCCCGTGCCAGCTCACCCTGGAGCTGGGCGCCCCCTACCGGCTCGACACCGATGTGCTGACCCTGGACGCGCTCCCTGGAGGTGTGCGATGA
- a CDS encoding PLP-dependent aminotransferase family protein, with amino-acid sequence MSTRYVSGQQLARLLGEVPPERPFYAALARAVRALVLDGRLPLRIRLPAERDLAAALGVSRTTVTAAYDRLRDEGYVESRQGAGSWTALPPTNMSMVPPGPEDARPGAGREGFGRAHAPDTPGLIDLGCATPAAPAVFEEAVAAAVAELPRHTGGPGYEPAGLAGLRELIAARYAERGVPTRPDQIVVTTGAQHAFTLLTQTMVEPGAPVMVERPTYPHALGALRRLGARLVPVGVNEGWDVELIAGSMRQAAVRVAYTIPDFHNPTGLNMAADDRAALVDAARHADALLVADETFAELAHDPAAPRVPPMAAYDTGGRVVTVGSASKLMWGGLRVGWIRATAPLARRLTVAREPLDIASPVVDQLIVRELLLRVEEVRAQRAADLLRGRDVLAAALRERLPSWDFALPEGGMSLWARMDAPVATALAEAAQRRGVRVVPGPVFGADGVLEDYVRLPYVLPPETLREAVARLGAAYREVRAAPAARPLPAYV; translated from the coding sequence ATGAGCACCCGTTACGTGAGCGGTCAGCAGCTGGCCCGCCTGCTGGGGGAGGTCCCGCCGGAGCGCCCGTTCTACGCGGCCCTGGCCCGCGCCGTGCGCGCGCTGGTGCTCGACGGGAGGCTTCCGCTGCGGATCCGGCTGCCCGCCGAACGCGATCTCGCCGCGGCCCTGGGCGTCAGCCGCACGACGGTGACGGCCGCCTACGACCGGCTCCGCGACGAGGGGTACGTCGAGAGCCGCCAGGGCGCGGGGAGCTGGACGGCGCTCCCGCCCACGAACATGTCCATGGTCCCACCGGGCCCGGAGGACGCGCGTCCCGGGGCCGGCAGGGAAGGGTTCGGCAGGGCGCACGCCCCGGACACGCCCGGCCTCATCGACCTCGGCTGCGCGACCCCGGCGGCGCCCGCCGTCTTCGAGGAGGCGGTGGCCGCGGCGGTCGCCGAGCTGCCCCGCCACACCGGCGGCCCCGGATACGAGCCGGCCGGGCTGGCCGGCCTCCGCGAGCTCATCGCCGCCCGGTACGCCGAGCGCGGGGTGCCCACCCGGCCCGACCAGATCGTGGTCACCACGGGCGCCCAGCACGCGTTCACCCTGCTGACCCAGACCATGGTGGAGCCCGGCGCCCCCGTGATGGTCGAGCGCCCCACCTACCCGCACGCGCTGGGCGCCCTGCGCAGGCTCGGCGCCCGCCTGGTGCCGGTGGGGGTGAACGAGGGCTGGGACGTGGAGTTGATCGCCGGGAGCATGCGGCAGGCCGCGGTGCGGGTGGCCTACACCATCCCCGACTTCCACAACCCGACCGGGCTGAACATGGCGGCCGACGACCGGGCGGCGCTGGTGGACGCCGCCCGCCACGCCGACGCGCTGCTGGTCGCCGACGAGACCTTCGCCGAGCTGGCCCACGACCCGGCGGCGCCGCGGGTGCCGCCGATGGCCGCCTACGACACCGGCGGGCGGGTCGTGACCGTCGGCTCGGCGTCCAAGCTGATGTGGGGCGGGCTGCGCGTGGGCTGGATCCGGGCGACCGCGCCGCTGGCCCGCCGCCTCACCGTGGCGCGCGAGCCGCTGGACATCGCCAGCCCGGTCGTCGACCAGCTGATCGTGCGCGAGCTGCTGCTGCGGGTGGAGGAGGTGCGGGCGCAGCGGGCCGCCGACCTCCTGCGCGGCCGGGACGTCCTCGCCGCGGCCCTGCGCGAGCGGCTGCCGTCCTGGGACTTCGCGCTGCCGGAGGGCGGCATGTCACTCTGGGCGCGCATGGACGCCCCGGTCGCCACGGCCCTCGCGGAGGCCGCGCAGCGGCGCGGGGTGCGGGTCGTGCCGGGGCCGGTGTTCGGCGCCGACGGCGTGCTGGAGGACTACGTGCGGCTGCCGTACGTGCTGCCGCCCGAGACGCTGCGCGAGGCGGTCGCCCGGCTCGGGGCGGCCTACCGGGAGGTGCGGGCGGCTCCGGCGGCCAGGCCCCTGCCCGCCTACGTCTGA
- a CDS encoding CBS domain-containing protein, which translates to MRIRDILRRKGTTVATVRPDATVRDLLAVLAEHNIGAVVVSSDGASIAGIATERDVVRRLHEHGADLLGRPVTEIMTTRVRTCEPSAEVDDLRRTMTEHRIRHLPVVEDGRLAGIVSIGDVVKIAIDELESEREHLVGYIQRAP; encoded by the coding sequence ATGCGGATTCGCGACATCCTTCGCAGAAAGGGGACGACGGTGGCCACCGTGCGTCCCGACGCCACCGTACGGGACCTGCTGGCCGTCCTGGCCGAGCACAACATCGGCGCGGTCGTGGTCTCCTCCGACGGCGCGTCCATCGCCGGGATCGCCACCGAGAGGGACGTGGTCCGGCGGCTGCACGAGCACGGAGCGGACCTGCTCGGCCGCCCGGTCACCGAGATCATGACCACCCGGGTCCGTACCTGCGAGCCGTCCGCCGAGGTGGACGACCTGCGCCGCACCATGACCGAGCACCGGATCCGGCACCTGCCCGTCGTCGAGGACGGTCGGCTGGCCGGGATCGTCAGCATCGGCGACGTGGTCAAGATCGCCATCGATGAGCTGGAGAGCGAACGCGAGCACCTGGTCGGCTACATCCAGCGCGCCCCCTGA
- a CDS encoding sulfotransferase family protein, whose amino-acid sequence MKATPHILVINGTKVRRPVFVLGSPHSGADLVARALKCSAGFHLTVGRPGVLRVTYAYARRPSIASDRGLGAARVLRDAYAEAWQISGRGCAECPAECREAAGPRRLPEDTGDAPGPCVEPRGVDRFGDASPDLIYSADVLLDAFPDAQLLQVIRDGRDVVADMLDDERCLAWFKPGLANLDEVFPNPFLGVEEMVERTRWPKAANAVKCALRWRGSVRLSARLRAQTPEEQLLTVRYEDLVLHPGRLADQISAYLGAQVSRPALTALVREVSVREGAVREGAAREGEPRRAESRKVILRRDPARKGDARRGDPRKGPREPADHPAGGWRERLTPRQLSQVERIAGTELGRLGYSLSAGG is encoded by the coding sequence ATGAAGGCAACGCCGCACATCCTGGTGATCAACGGGACGAAGGTCCGCCGTCCCGTATTCGTCCTTGGCTCCCCGCATTCCGGCGCCGACCTGGTCGCGCGCGCGCTGAAATGTTCGGCCGGGTTCCACCTCACGGTCGGCCGGCCCGGGGTGCTCCGGGTGACCTACGCGTACGCCCGCCGCCCGTCGATCGCCTCCGACCGGGGCCTGGGCGCCGCGCGGGTGCTCCGCGACGCCTACGCCGAGGCGTGGCAGATCTCCGGGCGCGGCTGCGCGGAGTGCCCCGCCGAATGCCGGGAGGCCGCCGGGCCGAGACGGCTGCCCGAGGACACCGGCGACGCGCCGGGGCCGTGCGTGGAGCCGCGCGGCGTGGACCGTTTCGGCGACGCCTCCCCCGACCTGATCTACAGCGCCGACGTGCTGCTGGACGCGTTCCCCGACGCCCAGCTGCTGCAGGTGATCAGGGACGGGCGGGACGTGGTCGCCGACATGCTCGACGACGAGCGCTGCCTGGCCTGGTTCAAGCCCGGGCTGGCCAATCTGGACGAGGTGTTCCCCAACCCCTTCCTCGGGGTCGAGGAGATGGTCGAGCGCACTCGCTGGCCGAAGGCGGCGAACGCGGTCAAGTGCGCCCTGCGCTGGCGCGGCTCGGTCCGGCTCAGCGCCCGGCTGCGGGCCCAGACGCCCGAGGAGCAGCTGCTGACCGTACGTTACGAGGACCTGGTGCTGCACCCCGGCCGGCTCGCCGACCAGATCTCCGCCTACCTGGGGGCTCAGGTGTCCAGGCCGGCCCTGACCGCTCTGGTACGTGAGGTCTCGGTACGTGAGGGCGCGGTACGCGAAGGCGCGGCCCGCGAAGGCGAGCCGCGCCGAGCCGAGTCGCGCAAGGTGATCCTCCGCCGGGACCCCGCCCGCAAGGGCGACGCCCGCAGGGGGGACCCCCGCAAAGGGCCCCGGGAGCCCGCCGACCACCCGGCGGGCGGCTGGCGCGAGAGGCTCACCCCCCGCCAGCTCTCGCAGGTCGAACGGATCGCCGGCACCGAGCTGGGCCGGCTGGGCTACTCCCTCAGCGCCGGCGGATGA
- a CDS encoding SIR2 family NAD-dependent protein deacylase, whose protein sequence is MSATTLARWLPEAGQITVLTGAGISTDSGIPDFRGPQGVWTKDPAAAAMSTIGSYLADPEVRRRAWRSRRDHPAWDAEPNAAHAALVDLERAGRLRALITQNIDGLHQRAGSSPETVIEIHGTMREAECLACGLRTPMPEVLARVEAGEEDPPCPECGGIQKSATISFGQALKEDVLEAAVVAARSCDLFVAVGTSLTVQPAAGLCLEAVETGVRLVILNAEPTPYDGLADAVLRKPIGETLPRLVELALGTSR, encoded by the coding sequence ATGAGCGCGACGACGCTGGCCCGCTGGCTGCCGGAGGCCGGCCAGATCACCGTCCTGACCGGCGCCGGGATCAGCACCGACAGCGGCATTCCCGACTTCCGGGGCCCGCAGGGGGTCTGGACCAAGGACCCCGCCGCCGCGGCGATGTCCACGATCGGGTCCTACCTGGCCGATCCGGAGGTACGGCGGCGCGCCTGGCGCTCCCGCCGCGACCACCCCGCCTGGGACGCCGAGCCCAACGCCGCGCACGCCGCCCTGGTCGATCTGGAGCGGGCCGGCCGGCTGCGCGCGCTGATCACCCAGAACATCGACGGGCTGCACCAGCGGGCCGGATCGAGCCCGGAGACGGTGATCGAGATCCACGGCACCATGCGCGAGGCCGAGTGCCTGGCCTGCGGCCTGCGCACCCCGATGCCCGAGGTCCTGGCCCGGGTGGAGGCGGGCGAGGAGGACCCGCCGTGCCCCGAGTGCGGCGGCATCCAGAAGTCGGCGACCATCTCCTTCGGGCAGGCCCTCAAGGAGGACGTTCTGGAGGCGGCGGTCGTCGCGGCCCGCTCGTGCGACCTGTTCGTGGCGGTGGGCACCTCACTGACCGTCCAGCCGGCCGCCGGGCTGTGCCTGGAGGCCGTCGAGACCGGTGTCCGGCTGGTGATCCTCAACGCCGAGCCCACCCCGTACGACGGGCTGGCCGACGCGGTGCTGCGCAAGCCGATCGGCGAGACGCTGCCCCGCCTGGTGGAGCTCGCGCTCGGCACCTCCCGGTGA
- a CDS encoding SDR family oxidoreductase translates to MSKEIRRRRVRGDEVDLAVYEQGDPSHPTVLLVHGYPDTHAVWDEVAGRLAARFHVVRYDVRGAGASSRPSGRERYAFAHLMADLRAVLEATAPGREVHLVGHDWGSIQSWEAVCTMPERFASFTSISGPCLDHVAHWTRRNLTRPTPRRLARSAGQALRSWYIYLFQTPLLPELMWRSGLSGPFGRALEIGERVPRRPGHPARTLPRDGAAGVGLYRANMAERLRRPRDRRTDVPTQIIVPTRDLFVSPHLVGAAAGHVPHLSLRPIAAGHWVPRSHPGPVARWITEHATAAAGGTLTPAESRALRRARVRPGRRPFEASLVVVTGAGGGIGRATALAFAERGAEVIAADLDPDTARHTADLAVRLGGAAHPYRIDVADRAAMEEFAATVRKRHGVPDVVVNNAGIGMAGAFLDHSAEDWRRVLDVNLWGVIHGSRLFGAQMAERGEGGHIVNTASAAAYTPSRMLPAYATSKAAVLMLSECLRADLAGQGIGVSAICPGVVDTGITRTATFVGAGPEKQEERRRRAARAYGLRGYGPEGVAERIVAAVREDIALVPVTPEARAGHLGARLSPRLMRLFARIDAG, encoded by the coding sequence GTGTCCAAAGAAATCAGGAGGCGCCGGGTCCGCGGCGACGAGGTCGACCTGGCCGTCTACGAGCAGGGCGACCCTTCGCACCCGACCGTGCTGCTCGTCCACGGCTATCCCGACACCCACGCCGTCTGGGACGAGGTGGCCGGACGGCTGGCGGCCCGCTTCCACGTCGTCCGCTACGACGTGCGCGGGGCGGGCGCCTCCTCCCGGCCCTCCGGGCGGGAGCGCTACGCCTTCGCCCACCTGATGGCCGACCTGCGCGCCGTCCTGGAGGCCACCGCCCCCGGCCGCGAGGTGCACCTCGTCGGCCACGACTGGGGTTCCATCCAGTCGTGGGAGGCGGTGTGCACGATGCCGGAGCGGTTCGCCTCGTTCACCTCCATCTCCGGGCCCTGCCTGGACCACGTGGCGCACTGGACGCGCCGCAACCTGACCAGGCCGACACCGCGCCGGCTCGCGCGGTCCGCGGGGCAGGCGCTGCGGTCCTGGTACATCTACCTCTTCCAGACCCCGCTGCTGCCGGAGCTGATGTGGCGCTCGGGACTGAGCGGGCCGTTCGGCCGCGCGCTGGAGATCGGCGAGCGCGTCCCGCGCCGCCCCGGGCACCCGGCCCGCACCCTGCCCCGCGACGGCGCCGCCGGGGTGGGGCTCTACCGGGCCAACATGGCCGAACGGCTGCGCCGCCCCCGCGACCGCCGCACCGACGTCCCCACCCAGATCATCGTGCCGACCCGGGACCTGTTCGTCTCCCCCCACCTGGTCGGCGCGGCGGCCGGGCACGTCCCCCACCTGTCGCTGCGGCCGATCGCCGCCGGGCACTGGGTGCCGCGCAGCCACCCCGGGCCGGTCGCGCGGTGGATCACCGAGCACGCCACCGCGGCGGCGGGCGGGACGCTGACCCCCGCCGAGTCCCGGGCGCTGCGCCGTGCGCGGGTCCGCCCGGGACGCCGCCCCTTCGAGGCGTCCCTGGTCGTGGTCACCGGCGCGGGCGGCGGGATCGGCCGGGCCACCGCGCTGGCGTTCGCCGAACGGGGCGCCGAGGTGATCGCCGCCGACCTCGACCCCGACACCGCGCGGCACACCGCCGACCTGGCGGTACGCCTGGGCGGCGCCGCGCACCCGTACCGGATCGACGTGGCCGACCGCGCCGCGATGGAGGAGTTCGCCGCGACGGTGCGCAAGCGGCACGGCGTCCCCGACGTGGTGGTCAACAACGCCGGGATCGGCATGGCCGGCGCGTTCCTGGACCACTCGGCGGAGGACTGGCGCCGCGTCCTGGACGTGAACCTGTGGGGCGTGATCCACGGCTCGCGGCTGTTCGGCGCGCAGATGGCCGAGCGCGGCGAGGGCGGGCACATCGTCAACACCGCCTCGGCGGCGGCCTACACGCCCTCGCGCATGCTGCCCGCCTACGCCACCAGCAAGGCGGCGGTGCTGATGCTCTCCGAGTGCCTGCGCGCCGACCTGGCGGGCCAGGGCATCGGCGTCAGCGCCATCTGCCCGGGCGTGGTCGACACCGGCATCACCCGTACCGCCACGTTCGTCGGGGCCGGCCCCGAGAAGCAGGAGGAGCGCAGGCGGCGGGCGGCCCGCGCGTACGGGCTGCGCGGCTACGGGCCGGAGGGCGTCGCCGAGCGGATCGTGGCCGCGGTGCGCGAGGACATCGCGCTGGTGCCCGTCACCCCGGAGGCCCGCGCCGGCCACCTCGGCGCGCGGCTGTCACCGCGCCTCATGCGACTGTTCGCACGGATCGACGCCGGCTGA
- a CDS encoding glycerate kinase encodes MIVNHPSRPRVVVAPDSFKGSLGAVEVCAAVGEGVRRAFPDAEVVAVPMADGGEGTLDCFLSALGGKEMALAAVDPLGRPVQARYALSGDGRSAVVELASASGLPLVADAGPDPLGAGTEGTGMLIADAVAHGARDVLVCLGGSASTDGGAGLLRALGVRFTDAAGEDLPPGGGALARLAAIDDSGLRPEVRATRFRVACDVTNPLVGPRGAAAVFGPQKGAGPEQVRALDAALERFAGVLAEHTGVRVRDLPGAGAAGGACGGLVAMLGAEPASGAELVADTVGLPAALDGADLVITGEGRVDGQSAGGKVVSVVAALARERGVPAVALAGSLVAPLDDLHDLGLTAAFSLADGPRTLEELTGSAGPLLAGLAEQVARLRLA; translated from the coding sequence ATGATCGTGAACCACCCGTCCCGGCCCCGTGTCGTCGTCGCGCCCGACTCGTTCAAGGGGAGCCTCGGCGCCGTCGAGGTGTGCGCCGCGGTGGGGGAGGGCGTCCGCCGCGCGTTCCCGGACGCCGAGGTGGTCGCCGTGCCGATGGCCGACGGCGGCGAGGGCACGCTGGACTGCTTCCTCAGCGCGCTGGGCGGCAAGGAGATGGCGCTGGCCGCCGTCGACCCGCTGGGCCGTCCCGTCCAGGCCCGCTACGCCCTGTCGGGCGACGGCCGCTCGGCGGTCGTGGAGCTGGCCTCGGCCTCCGGGCTGCCGCTGGTCGCCGACGCCGGGCCCGATCCGCTGGGCGCGGGCACCGAGGGCACCGGCATGCTGATCGCCGACGCGGTCGCGCACGGCGCCCGCGACGTCCTGGTCTGCCTCGGCGGCAGCGCCAGCACCGACGGCGGCGCCGGCCTGCTGCGCGCCCTGGGGGTGCGGTTCACCGACGCCGCCGGGGAGGACCTCCCGCCCGGCGGCGGAGCGCTCGCCCGGCTCGCCGCGATCGACGACTCGGGGCTGCGCCCCGAGGTGCGCGCCACCCGCTTCCGGGTGGCGTGCGACGTGACCAACCCGCTGGTGGGGCCGCGCGGCGCCGCCGCGGTCTTCGGCCCGCAGAAGGGCGCCGGCCCGGAGCAGGTCCGCGCGCTGGACGCCGCGCTGGAGCGGTTCGCCGGCGTGCTCGCCGAGCACACCGGGGTCCGGGTCCGCGACCTGCCGGGCGCCGGCGCGGCCGGCGGCGCCTGCGGCGGTCTGGTGGCGATGCTCGGCGCCGAGCCGGCGAGCGGGGCCGAGCTGGTGGCCGACACGGTCGGGCTGCCCGCCGCGCTGGACGGCGCGGACCTGGTGATCACCGGCGAGGGCCGGGTGGACGGGCAGAGCGCCGGCGGCAAGGTCGTGTCGGTGGTGGCCGCGCTGGCCCGCGAGCGCGGCGTGCCCGCCGTCGCCCTGGCCGGGAGCCTGGTCGCCCCCCTGGACGACCTGCACGACCTCGGGCTCACCGCCGCGTTCAGCCTCGCCGACGGCCCCCGCACCCTGGAGGAGCTGACCGGCTCGGCCGGACCGCTCCTGGCCGGCCTCGCCGAGCAGGTGGCGCGGCTTCGCCTGGCCTGA